The following proteins are encoded in a genomic region of Corticium candelabrum chromosome 19, ooCorCand1.1, whole genome shotgun sequence:
- the LOC134194855 gene encoding receptor-interacting serine/threonine-protein kinase 1-like isoform X3, with translation MDVSSSSSRVWIPVLDSHYAVSRNLVPKEEFLDVLYRKGVLLKDEKRWLLKISFLDDGRRLVANKILLYSILCRHSNAIHTYQVLLDALLASQQNEVLETIIRSVRQCREDEDQSDSICNMWGPSSPSDSSSQGTTTLIVDMIVDMKLLIKIQEFRQSIHTWLCREVLGEVDHDQVAIHLHVVRSHEQQTQHVIIIYPSMETQDDAKQGPQVKEPVVVQLQGILQAEECGNLNCPKCDVELIGIRGLNHLFKPKSEVSPRSEFSHSSNFSRNFSRLSLSSQSRCSKSTDIGMFSPDEIETLDCVGNGKYSKVLKVRMAKTDKIAALKTAIDDKFIGDKKPFLNELRAFKSIDGHINVIELLGAVISEQHVERNLLFEYAENGDLDNLLSQQLEHHPTVSKQLKQRLVMALDIARGMEHIHQTIYHLDLMTSSVLVTRDYHCKISDFGCCEFLGGSQSSTFWVRSCTDLGSNTVFIAPERYQDNRWWTAKKKSKSDVFGFSMILYQLINLKKPWQGKTSDAIRERILTHQRPSLRKHDDCPKHIVNIAKSCWENYPDSRPTFYEIVDEMKTLAQPTLAQPTSAQPTSAQPTSAQPTSAQPTLVTLAQPTSNLNSDLSKGDSIRGTKNMSHESQNCEVSQPVKSNQDNSPRADYLEDNHVSSSSYFVRPAVSVPESVSPQEANATGRSHPTQIAGTSFVQQPAFPMFKGSAVYTKTTDGLPHPNQQTSASALVYGSSQIVTSHVSQSLTMSRAQQNAVAKRITNVWPMIATELDPEHFDANCIDGIKKKHPSDLRMQAVEMVQQWANKFSRHATAHRMAVALCKEGQRIVAEEELGTALVEFVVPP, from the exons ATGGATGTATCATCAAGTAGCTCTAGGGTGTGGATTCCGGTGCTGGACAGCCACTATGCGGTTTCGAGAAACCTTGTTCCAAAAGAGGAGTTTCTGGACGTCTTGTACAGAAAAGGCGTTCTACTAAAGGACGAAAAGCGATGGCTACTGAAAATCTCTTTCCTAGATGACGGTCGGCGTCTAGTAGCTAACAAGATATTGCTATACTCGATATTGTGTCGCCATTCAAATGCTATTCATACCTATCAAGTGTTATTAGACGCTCTGCTAGCGTCGCAGCAAAATGAAGTTCTAGAAACAATAATAC GCAGTGTACGGCAGTGCAGGGAAGATGAAGACCAATCTGATTCAATATGCAATATGTGGGGGCCCTCCTCACCCTCTGATTCAAGTAGTCAAGGAACGACTACTCTTATAGTCGATATGATTGTGGATATGAAGCTGTTGATTAAAATTCAAGAATTTAGACAATCAATCCACACATGGTTATGTCGAGAGGTGCTTGGGGAAGTTGACCATGATCAGGTTGCCATTCACCTCCATGTTGTTCGATCACATGAACAACAAACTCAACATGTAATTATCATTTATCCATCTATGGAGACTCAGGACGATGCAAAACAAGGTCCACAGGTAAAAGAACCAGTAGTTGTCCAATTGCAAGGCATTTTGCAAGCTGAAGAATGCGGCAATCTTAATTGTCCAAAATGCGATGTTGAGTTGATTGGAATCAGGGGTTTGAACCACCTGTTTAAGCCTAAATCTGAAGTTTCACCCAGATCTGAATTTTCACATAGCAGCAACTTTAGCAGAAACTTTAGCAGACTGTCTCTATCTAGTCAGTCTAGATGTAGTAAATCAACAGATATTGGTATGTTTTCACCAGATGAAATTGAAACGTTAGATTGTGTAGGAAATGGGAAATATAGTAAAGTGCTTAAGGTCAGAATGGCAAAAACAGATAAAATAGCTGCTCTCAAAACAGCTATCGACGACAAGTTCAT TGGTGACAAGAAGCCATTTCTCAATGAGCTTAGGGCATTTAAAAGCATTGACGGTCACATAAACGTTATTGAACTACTAGGAGCTGTTATCTCAGAACAACATGTGGAACGAAATCTACTATTTGAATATGCTGAAAATGGAGACTTAGACAACTTACTTAGTCAGCAGTTAGAGCATCATCCTACTGTCTCTAAACAATTGAAGCAGCGATTAGTCATGGCACTAGACATTGCCAGAGGCATGGAACATATACATCAAACAATATATCACTTGGATTTGATGACTTCCAGTGTATTAGTTACAAGAGATTATCACTGCAAG ATATCAGACTTTGGATGTTGTGAGTTTCTTGGAGGTTCCCAGTCATCAACATTTTGGGTGAGAAGCTGCACTGACTTAGGTAGCAACACAGTATTTATTGCTCCAGAACGGTATCAAGATAACAGGTGGTGGacagcaaagaagaagagCAAGTCAGATGTCTTTGG GTTCAGTATGATTTTGTACCAATTGATAAACTTGAAGAAACCATGGCAAG GTAAAACCAGCGATGCTATAAGGGAAAGAATTTTAACACATCAACGACCTTCTCTAAGAAAACATGATGACTGTCCTAAGCATATAGTAAACATTGCTAAATCATGTTGGGAGAACTATCCTGACTCGAGGCCAACATTTTACG AGATTGTGGATGAAATGAAAACTTTAGCACAACCAACTCTAGCACAACCAACTTCAGCACAACCAACTTCAGCTCAACCAACTTCAGCACAACCAACTTCAGCACAACCAACTTTAGTAACTTTGGCACAACCAACTTCTAATTTGAACAGTGATCTATCCAAAGGTG ATTCAATTCGCGGAACAAAGAATATGTCTCACGAAAGTCAGAATTGTGAAGTGTCGCAACCAGTGAAGTCAAACCAAGACAATTCACCAAGAG CGGACTATTTGGAAGATAATCACGTATCTTCAAGTTCCTATTTTGTGCGGCCAGCAGTTTCAGTTCCTGAGAGTGTGTCACCACAGG AAGCTAATGCCACAGGTCGTTCACATCCTACACAAATTGCAG GTACATCGTTTGTACAGCAGCCGGCATTTCCAATGTTTAAAG GTTCTGCTGTTTACACCAAGACCACAGATGGATTACCACATCCCAATCAGCAAACCTCAG CATCAGCTCTTGTTTATGGCAGTTCACAAATTGTGACAAGTCATGTATCACAAAGTTTGACGATGTCAAGAGCTCAACAAAATGCGGTGGCTAAAAGAATTACCAATGTTTGGCCTATGATAGCAACAGAATTAGATCCAGAACACTTTGATGCAAATTGCATTGATGGAATAAAGAAGAAGCACCCTTCTGACTTGCGCATGCAGGCAGTTGAGATGGTGCAACAATGGGCCAACAAGTTTTCTAGACATGCTACAGCACACAGGATGGCTGTGGCGTTATGTAAGGAGGGCCAAAGAATTGTTGCTGAAGAAGAGCTTGGTACTGCACTCGTAGAGTTTGTCGTTCCGCCCTAG
- the LOC134194855 gene encoding receptor-interacting serine/threonine-protein kinase 1-like isoform X1, producing MDVSSSSSRVWIPVLDSHYAVSRNLVPKEEFLDVLYRKGVLLKDEKRWLLKISFLDDGRRLVANKILLYSILCRHSNAIHTYQVLLDALLASQQNEVLETIIRSVRQCREDEDQSDSICNMWGPSSPSDSSSQGTTTLIVDMIVDMKLLIKIQEFRQSIHTWLCREVLGEVDHDQVAIHLHVVRSHEQQTQHVIIIYPSMETQDDAKQGPQVKEPVVVQLQGILQAEECGNLNCPKCDVELIGIRGLNHLFKPKSEVSPRSEFSHSSNFSRNFSRLSLSSQSRCSKSTDIGMFSPDEIETLDCVGNGKYSKVLKVRMAKTDKIAALKTAIDDKFIGDKKPFLNELRAFKSIDGHINVIELLGAVISEQHVERNLLFEYAENGDLDNLLSQQLEHHPTVSKQLKQRLVMALDIARGMEHIHQTIYHLDLMTSSVLVTRDYHCKISDFGCCEFLGGSQSSTFWVRSCTDLGSNTVFIAPERYQDNRWWTAKKKSKSDVFGFSMILYQLINLKKPWQGKTSDAIRERILTHQRPSLRKHDDCPKHIVNIAKSCWENYPDSRPTFYEIVDEMKTLAQPTLAQPTSAQPTSAQPTSAQPTSAQPTLVTLAQPTSNLNSDLSKGDSIRGTKNMSHESQNCEVSQPVKSNQDNSPRADYLEDNHVSSSSYFVRPAVSVPESVSPQEANATGRSHPTQIAGTSFVQQPAFPMFKGLATPSSAVYTKTTDGLPHPNQQTSASALVYGSSQIVTSHVSQSLTMSRAQQNAVAKRITNVWPMIATELDPEHFDANCIDGIKKKHPSDLRMQAVEMVQQWANKFSRHATAHRMAVALCKEGQRIVAEEELGTALVEFVVPP from the exons ATGGATGTATCATCAAGTAGCTCTAGGGTGTGGATTCCGGTGCTGGACAGCCACTATGCGGTTTCGAGAAACCTTGTTCCAAAAGAGGAGTTTCTGGACGTCTTGTACAGAAAAGGCGTTCTACTAAAGGACGAAAAGCGATGGCTACTGAAAATCTCTTTCCTAGATGACGGTCGGCGTCTAGTAGCTAACAAGATATTGCTATACTCGATATTGTGTCGCCATTCAAATGCTATTCATACCTATCAAGTGTTATTAGACGCTCTGCTAGCGTCGCAGCAAAATGAAGTTCTAGAAACAATAATAC GCAGTGTACGGCAGTGCAGGGAAGATGAAGACCAATCTGATTCAATATGCAATATGTGGGGGCCCTCCTCACCCTCTGATTCAAGTAGTCAAGGAACGACTACTCTTATAGTCGATATGATTGTGGATATGAAGCTGTTGATTAAAATTCAAGAATTTAGACAATCAATCCACACATGGTTATGTCGAGAGGTGCTTGGGGAAGTTGACCATGATCAGGTTGCCATTCACCTCCATGTTGTTCGATCACATGAACAACAAACTCAACATGTAATTATCATTTATCCATCTATGGAGACTCAGGACGATGCAAAACAAGGTCCACAGGTAAAAGAACCAGTAGTTGTCCAATTGCAAGGCATTTTGCAAGCTGAAGAATGCGGCAATCTTAATTGTCCAAAATGCGATGTTGAGTTGATTGGAATCAGGGGTTTGAACCACCTGTTTAAGCCTAAATCTGAAGTTTCACCCAGATCTGAATTTTCACATAGCAGCAACTTTAGCAGAAACTTTAGCAGACTGTCTCTATCTAGTCAGTCTAGATGTAGTAAATCAACAGATATTGGTATGTTTTCACCAGATGAAATTGAAACGTTAGATTGTGTAGGAAATGGGAAATATAGTAAAGTGCTTAAGGTCAGAATGGCAAAAACAGATAAAATAGCTGCTCTCAAAACAGCTATCGACGACAAGTTCAT TGGTGACAAGAAGCCATTTCTCAATGAGCTTAGGGCATTTAAAAGCATTGACGGTCACATAAACGTTATTGAACTACTAGGAGCTGTTATCTCAGAACAACATGTGGAACGAAATCTACTATTTGAATATGCTGAAAATGGAGACTTAGACAACTTACTTAGTCAGCAGTTAGAGCATCATCCTACTGTCTCTAAACAATTGAAGCAGCGATTAGTCATGGCACTAGACATTGCCAGAGGCATGGAACATATACATCAAACAATATATCACTTGGATTTGATGACTTCCAGTGTATTAGTTACAAGAGATTATCACTGCAAG ATATCAGACTTTGGATGTTGTGAGTTTCTTGGAGGTTCCCAGTCATCAACATTTTGGGTGAGAAGCTGCACTGACTTAGGTAGCAACACAGTATTTATTGCTCCAGAACGGTATCAAGATAACAGGTGGTGGacagcaaagaagaagagCAAGTCAGATGTCTTTGG GTTCAGTATGATTTTGTACCAATTGATAAACTTGAAGAAACCATGGCAAG GTAAAACCAGCGATGCTATAAGGGAAAGAATTTTAACACATCAACGACCTTCTCTAAGAAAACATGATGACTGTCCTAAGCATATAGTAAACATTGCTAAATCATGTTGGGAGAACTATCCTGACTCGAGGCCAACATTTTACG AGATTGTGGATGAAATGAAAACTTTAGCACAACCAACTCTAGCACAACCAACTTCAGCACAACCAACTTCAGCTCAACCAACTTCAGCACAACCAACTTCAGCACAACCAACTTTAGTAACTTTGGCACAACCAACTTCTAATTTGAACAGTGATCTATCCAAAGGTG ATTCAATTCGCGGAACAAAGAATATGTCTCACGAAAGTCAGAATTGTGAAGTGTCGCAACCAGTGAAGTCAAACCAAGACAATTCACCAAGAG CGGACTATTTGGAAGATAATCACGTATCTTCAAGTTCCTATTTTGTGCGGCCAGCAGTTTCAGTTCCTGAGAGTGTGTCACCACAGG AAGCTAATGCCACAGGTCGTTCACATCCTACACAAATTGCAG GTACATCGTTTGTACAGCAGCCGGCATTTCCAATGTTTAAAGGTTTGGCAACACCCA GTTCTGCTGTTTACACCAAGACCACAGATGGATTACCACATCCCAATCAGCAAACCTCAG CATCAGCTCTTGTTTATGGCAGTTCACAAATTGTGACAAGTCATGTATCACAAAGTTTGACGATGTCAAGAGCTCAACAAAATGCGGTGGCTAAAAGAATTACCAATGTTTGGCCTATGATAGCAACAGAATTAGATCCAGAACACTTTGATGCAAATTGCATTGATGGAATAAAGAAGAAGCACCCTTCTGACTTGCGCATGCAGGCAGTTGAGATGGTGCAACAATGGGCCAACAAGTTTTCTAGACATGCTACAGCACACAGGATGGCTGTGGCGTTATGTAAGGAGGGCCAAAGAATTGTTGCTGAAGAAGAGCTTGGTACTGCACTCGTAGAGTTTGTCGTTCCGCCCTAG
- the LOC134194855 gene encoding receptor-interacting serine/threonine-protein kinase 1-like isoform X2 → MDVSSSSSRVWIPVLDSHYAVSRNLVPKEEFLDVLYRKGVLLKDEKRWLLKISFLDDGRRLVANKILLYSILCRHSNAIHTYQVLLDALLASQQNEVLETIIRSVRQCREDEDQSDSICNMWGPSSPSDSSSQGTTTLIVDMIVDMKLLIKIQEFRQSIHTWLCREVLGEVDHDQVAIHLHVVRSHEQQTQHVIIIYPSMETQDDAKQGPQVKEPVVVQLQGILQAEECGNLNCPKCDVELIGIRGLNHLFKPKSEVSPRSEFSHSSNFSRNFSRLSLSSQSRCSKSTDIGMFSPDEIETLDCVGNGKYSKVLKVRMAKTDKIAALKTAIDDKFIGDKKPFLNELRAFKSIDGHINVIELLGAVISEQHVERNLLFEYAENGDLDNLLSQQLEHHPTVSKQLKQRLVMALDIARGMEHIHQTIYHLDLMTSSVLVTRDYHCKISDFGCCEFLGGSQSSTFWVRSCTDLGSNTVFIAPERYQDNRWWTAKKKSKSDVFGFSMILYQLINLKKPWQGKTSDAIRERILTHQRPSLRKHDDCPKHIVNIAKSCWENYPDSRPTFYEIVDEMKTLAQPTLAQPTSAQPTSAQPTSAQPTSAQPTLVTLAQPTSNLNSDLSKDSIRGTKNMSHESQNCEVSQPVKSNQDNSPRADYLEDNHVSSSSYFVRPAVSVPESVSPQEANATGRSHPTQIAGTSFVQQPAFPMFKGLATPSSAVYTKTTDGLPHPNQQTSASALVYGSSQIVTSHVSQSLTMSRAQQNAVAKRITNVWPMIATELDPEHFDANCIDGIKKKHPSDLRMQAVEMVQQWANKFSRHATAHRMAVALCKEGQRIVAEEELGTALVEFVVPP, encoded by the exons ATGGATGTATCATCAAGTAGCTCTAGGGTGTGGATTCCGGTGCTGGACAGCCACTATGCGGTTTCGAGAAACCTTGTTCCAAAAGAGGAGTTTCTGGACGTCTTGTACAGAAAAGGCGTTCTACTAAAGGACGAAAAGCGATGGCTACTGAAAATCTCTTTCCTAGATGACGGTCGGCGTCTAGTAGCTAACAAGATATTGCTATACTCGATATTGTGTCGCCATTCAAATGCTATTCATACCTATCAAGTGTTATTAGACGCTCTGCTAGCGTCGCAGCAAAATGAAGTTCTAGAAACAATAATAC GCAGTGTACGGCAGTGCAGGGAAGATGAAGACCAATCTGATTCAATATGCAATATGTGGGGGCCCTCCTCACCCTCTGATTCAAGTAGTCAAGGAACGACTACTCTTATAGTCGATATGATTGTGGATATGAAGCTGTTGATTAAAATTCAAGAATTTAGACAATCAATCCACACATGGTTATGTCGAGAGGTGCTTGGGGAAGTTGACCATGATCAGGTTGCCATTCACCTCCATGTTGTTCGATCACATGAACAACAAACTCAACATGTAATTATCATTTATCCATCTATGGAGACTCAGGACGATGCAAAACAAGGTCCACAGGTAAAAGAACCAGTAGTTGTCCAATTGCAAGGCATTTTGCAAGCTGAAGAATGCGGCAATCTTAATTGTCCAAAATGCGATGTTGAGTTGATTGGAATCAGGGGTTTGAACCACCTGTTTAAGCCTAAATCTGAAGTTTCACCCAGATCTGAATTTTCACATAGCAGCAACTTTAGCAGAAACTTTAGCAGACTGTCTCTATCTAGTCAGTCTAGATGTAGTAAATCAACAGATATTGGTATGTTTTCACCAGATGAAATTGAAACGTTAGATTGTGTAGGAAATGGGAAATATAGTAAAGTGCTTAAGGTCAGAATGGCAAAAACAGATAAAATAGCTGCTCTCAAAACAGCTATCGACGACAAGTTCAT TGGTGACAAGAAGCCATTTCTCAATGAGCTTAGGGCATTTAAAAGCATTGACGGTCACATAAACGTTATTGAACTACTAGGAGCTGTTATCTCAGAACAACATGTGGAACGAAATCTACTATTTGAATATGCTGAAAATGGAGACTTAGACAACTTACTTAGTCAGCAGTTAGAGCATCATCCTACTGTCTCTAAACAATTGAAGCAGCGATTAGTCATGGCACTAGACATTGCCAGAGGCATGGAACATATACATCAAACAATATATCACTTGGATTTGATGACTTCCAGTGTATTAGTTACAAGAGATTATCACTGCAAG ATATCAGACTTTGGATGTTGTGAGTTTCTTGGAGGTTCCCAGTCATCAACATTTTGGGTGAGAAGCTGCACTGACTTAGGTAGCAACACAGTATTTATTGCTCCAGAACGGTATCAAGATAACAGGTGGTGGacagcaaagaagaagagCAAGTCAGATGTCTTTGG GTTCAGTATGATTTTGTACCAATTGATAAACTTGAAGAAACCATGGCAAG GTAAAACCAGCGATGCTATAAGGGAAAGAATTTTAACACATCAACGACCTTCTCTAAGAAAACATGATGACTGTCCTAAGCATATAGTAAACATTGCTAAATCATGTTGGGAGAACTATCCTGACTCGAGGCCAACATTTTACG AGATTGTGGATGAAATGAAAACTTTAGCACAACCAACTCTAGCACAACCAACTTCAGCACAACCAACTTCAGCTCAACCAACTTCAGCACAACCAACTTCAGCACAACCAACTTTAGTAACTTTGGCACAACCAACTTCTAATTTGAACAGTGATCTATCCAAAG ATTCAATTCGCGGAACAAAGAATATGTCTCACGAAAGTCAGAATTGTGAAGTGTCGCAACCAGTGAAGTCAAACCAAGACAATTCACCAAGAG CGGACTATTTGGAAGATAATCACGTATCTTCAAGTTCCTATTTTGTGCGGCCAGCAGTTTCAGTTCCTGAGAGTGTGTCACCACAGG AAGCTAATGCCACAGGTCGTTCACATCCTACACAAATTGCAG GTACATCGTTTGTACAGCAGCCGGCATTTCCAATGTTTAAAGGTTTGGCAACACCCA GTTCTGCTGTTTACACCAAGACCACAGATGGATTACCACATCCCAATCAGCAAACCTCAG CATCAGCTCTTGTTTATGGCAGTTCACAAATTGTGACAAGTCATGTATCACAAAGTTTGACGATGTCAAGAGCTCAACAAAATGCGGTGGCTAAAAGAATTACCAATGTTTGGCCTATGATAGCAACAGAATTAGATCCAGAACACTTTGATGCAAATTGCATTGATGGAATAAAGAAGAAGCACCCTTCTGACTTGCGCATGCAGGCAGTTGAGATGGTGCAACAATGGGCCAACAAGTTTTCTAGACATGCTACAGCACACAGGATGGCTGTGGCGTTATGTAAGGAGGGCCAAAGAATTGTTGCTGAAGAAGAGCTTGGTACTGCACTCGTAGAGTTTGTCGTTCCGCCCTAG